Proteins co-encoded in one Arthrobacter alpinus genomic window:
- a CDS encoding L-threonylcarbamoyladenylate synthase produces the protein MSTTSYNCTNEQQRVEGLAHAQKAIAAKQIIVMPTDTVYGVAADAFSPQAVATLLAAKGRGRNMPPPVLIPRIGTMEGLATEISDDARKLAEKYWPGPLTLIFHAQPTLTWDLGETKGTVALRVPDDQLALDLLTITGPLAVSSANRTGQTAAQTGSEARSQLAESVEVYLEGGFRPLEGTDPTPSTIVDATGLRLRVVREGAISLEEIQRMIPSALGRDVEPEMWAPVNLSKDATETAEPQADSEVPADPEPQADSEVPADPDAPANSEVPAADAPAEELAIDVASHEPVVSGESVPDVSDTDTDTNLQKPEATAS, from the coding sequence GTGAGTACCACTTCCTATAACTGCACCAATGAACAACAGCGCGTTGAGGGCCTGGCCCACGCGCAGAAGGCCATTGCTGCCAAGCAGATAATCGTCATGCCCACGGACACTGTTTATGGTGTTGCCGCGGATGCATTCTCCCCGCAGGCGGTGGCGACGCTGCTGGCGGCCAAGGGCCGCGGCCGCAACATGCCGCCGCCCGTGCTGATCCCTCGCATTGGCACCATGGAGGGTCTTGCCACCGAAATTTCCGATGATGCTCGCAAGCTTGCCGAAAAGTACTGGCCCGGCCCGCTCACGCTGATCTTCCATGCCCAGCCAACATTGACGTGGGACCTTGGCGAAACCAAAGGGACGGTGGCACTCCGCGTTCCGGATGACCAGCTGGCTCTGGACCTGCTCACCATCACCGGCCCGCTTGCCGTTTCCAGCGCCAACAGGACTGGACAGACGGCAGCGCAGACGGGGTCAGAGGCCCGGTCTCAGTTGGCCGAGTCCGTCGAGGTGTATCTGGAGGGTGGCTTTCGGCCACTTGAAGGTACCGATCCCACCCCGTCCACGATTGTGGATGCCACTGGCCTGCGCTTGCGCGTGGTTCGTGAAGGGGCCATCAGCCTCGAGGAGATTCAGCGGATGATTCCCAGTGCGCTGGGGCGTGATGTTGAACCAGAAATGTGGGCACCGGTGAATCTCAGCAAGGACGCCACAGAGACTGCTGAACCGCAGGCTGACTCTGAAGTGCCAGCTGACCCTGAACCGCAAGCTGACTCTGAAGTGCCAGCTGACCCTGACGCGCCGGCTAACTCTGAAGTGCCAGCTGCGGATGCGCCAGCCGAAGAGCTGGCCATTGATGTGGCAAGCCACGAGCCGGTGGTCAGCGGTGAATCAGTACCGGACGTCAGCGACACCGACACCGACACTAACCTGCAGAAGCCAGAAGCCACAGCTTCCTAG
- a CDS encoding glycosyltransferase: MVDSGTADVREIAAAAPADVTYVRSLANLGGAGGFSLAILNAIASGAQWVWIMDDDAHPEDPACLATLLAAAKTRNLDVVVPLIVAPGEPTKLSFPFRIDGHLTHERSVVEPLGFIDNVGQFFNGALIRSDVFFKVGLPDLRLFIRGDETDFMLRLRAAKVKFGTVTSVALTHPAGWGEVQEVLGDRLHVLVPETPFKRFYYYRNRGFLTRKHRRVRSLVADAVGYPLFFLKKGDLKGLAKWASTYGAGLRGAKFGPMKDQKF; this comes from the coding sequence TTGGTCGATTCGGGCACGGCCGATGTTCGTGAGATTGCCGCTGCGGCTCCCGCCGATGTGACGTATGTGCGCTCACTGGCAAATCTGGGCGGTGCCGGCGGTTTCTCGCTGGCCATCCTGAATGCCATCGCCTCGGGCGCGCAGTGGGTATGGATCATGGACGACGACGCTCACCCGGAAGACCCTGCCTGCTTGGCTACCCTGCTGGCCGCAGCGAAAACCCGCAACCTCGATGTTGTGGTTCCCCTGATTGTGGCCCCCGGTGAGCCCACCAAGCTCTCCTTCCCGTTCCGGATTGACGGTCACCTCACCCACGAACGCTCAGTGGTGGAGCCCTTGGGATTCATTGACAACGTAGGCCAGTTCTTCAACGGCGCCCTGATCCGCAGCGATGTGTTCTTCAAGGTTGGCCTGCCGGATCTGCGCTTGTTCATCCGCGGTGACGAAACTGATTTCATGCTGCGTCTGCGTGCAGCGAAGGTGAAGTTTGGCACCGTCACCTCCGTAGCACTGACGCACCCCGCGGGTTGGGGCGAGGTGCAGGAGGTCCTGGGCGATCGCCTCCACGTTCTAGTGCCAGAGACACCATTCAAGCGTTTCTACTACTACCGCAACCGCGGATTCCTCACCCGCAAGCACCGCCGCGTGCGCTCACTGGTGGCCGACGCCGTGGGCTACCCACTGTTCTTCCTCAAAAAGGGCGATCTCAAGGGCCTAGCCAAGTGGGCCAGCACCTATGGTGCAGGTCTGCGCGGGGCCAAGTTCGGTCCCATGAAGGACCAGAAATTTTGA
- a CDS encoding NAD-dependent epimerase/dehydratase family protein, translating into MSADSAELRWLVLGASGFVGSAIVEELKQRGATVVSMAAPRLRSAALSAQTTQSGQPAQQIVAEAQALVDGSATVECREALRTAFAGFDVVVNAAGLATPGHGESPELTGANALLPTVAAMAAKDAGVRRFVHLSSASVQGHRRVIDESADRAPFSAYSRSKALGEQALELVAAQLAPLSLVTVRATSVQGRSRPTTQSLIKVASSPIASVAAPGNFATPVSSIDALAWFVVETGQYAAQVPAVILQPWEGLSVSDVLTAAGGRVPRRLPQFVCRWILSAGYFTSRLLGEKLHGPLRRVELMWFGQEQTPGWAASVGLTPVSSIATLLERAREQR; encoded by the coding sequence ATGTCCGCTGACTCGGCCGAACTGCGCTGGCTGGTGCTGGGCGCCTCGGGCTTTGTGGGCAGCGCCATTGTTGAGGAGCTCAAGCAACGGGGTGCCACGGTTGTCTCGATGGCAGCCCCTCGCCTGCGTAGCGCCGCACTTTCAGCGCAGACAACACAGTCGGGGCAGCCTGCACAGCAGATCGTTGCCGAGGCCCAGGCCCTGGTGGATGGTTCAGCTACCGTCGAGTGCCGGGAGGCTCTGCGCACGGCATTTGCCGGTTTTGACGTGGTGGTCAATGCCGCGGGCTTGGCGACACCGGGCCACGGGGAATCTCCCGAACTCACCGGCGCCAACGCCTTGTTGCCAACCGTTGCTGCCATGGCTGCCAAGGATGCCGGTGTGCGCCGGTTTGTGCACCTGAGCAGTGCCTCGGTGCAGGGACACCGACGCGTGATCGACGAAAGCGCCGACCGAGCCCCCTTTTCAGCCTACTCGCGGTCAAAGGCCTTGGGTGAACAAGCACTGGAACTAGTAGCTGCCCAGTTGGCTCCGCTGTCCTTAGTAACCGTCCGAGCCACCTCGGTGCAAGGTCGCAGCCGTCCAACAACCCAGTCCTTGATCAAGGTGGCGAGCTCCCCGATTGCCTCCGTGGCTGCACCTGGCAACTTCGCCACCCCTGTCAGCTCCATCGATGCCCTCGCCTGGTTCGTTGTGGAGACAGGCCAGTATGCGGCGCAGGTTCCAGCCGTGATTCTGCAGCCGTGGGAGGGCCTCTCGGTCAGCGATGTCCTCACTGCTGCCGGTGGCCGGGTTCCGCGCCGCCTGCCCCAATTCGTTTGCCGGTGGATCCTGTCCGCTGGTTACTTCACCTCCCGATTACTCGGTGAGAAGTTACACGGACCCCTTCGCCGGGTCGAGCTGATGTGGTTTGGTCAAGAACAAACACCAGGCTGGGCCGCCTCCGTGGGTCTCACCCCAGTCTCATCCATAGCAACTCTTTTGGAGCGAGCCCGAGAACAGAGGTGA
- the prmC gene encoding peptide chain release factor N(5)-glutamine methyltransferase codes for MPLATNPHSPADEIAGAISSEPGVRGPIHALPDPAAGASASGALGRVGPNSALPDPAAGLLADAVRDATAVLAAAGVPTPAVDAQLLAAHLLGVGRGELAAMLFGTAVAPPAYGELVARRAAREPLQHITGVAYFRYLELAVGKGVFVPRPETETVVQLGIDVLTQLRHERVEGAELVAVDLGTGSGAIAGSMATEVAGCTVYAVELSDEAFPWAAKNLADTGVNLVHGDMRDAFAELNGTVDVVVSNPPYIPAAAIPRDLEVRLHDPHMALYGGGADGMEMPTAAEATAARLLRPGGFFVMEHAEVQAGAMAELFNISGHWDKVRTHVDLSGRDRATSGLRR; via the coding sequence ATGCCATTGGCGACTAATCCCCACTCGCCGGCCGATGAAATCGCTGGCGCGATTTCCTCGGAACCTGGCGTGCGTGGCCCCATTCACGCCCTCCCTGATCCTGCCGCTGGCGCGTCAGCCTCTGGGGCCCTCGGGCGCGTGGGCCCAAATTCGGCCCTCCCTGATCCTGCCGCTGGCTTGCTGGCTGACGCTGTTAGGGATGCCACGGCGGTTCTTGCAGCAGCTGGTGTACCCACCCCCGCGGTGGATGCCCAGCTCTTGGCCGCCCATCTCCTCGGTGTAGGCCGAGGAGAATTGGCAGCAATGTTATTTGGCACAGCTGTAGCACCTCCTGCCTACGGCGAGCTGGTAGCACGGCGTGCTGCGCGTGAACCACTGCAGCACATCACAGGCGTAGCCTATTTCCGGTACCTGGAACTGGCCGTTGGCAAGGGTGTTTTTGTCCCACGCCCGGAGACTGAAACCGTGGTTCAGCTGGGCATTGACGTATTAACACAGTTGCGCCATGAACGTGTAGAGGGTGCGGAGCTCGTTGCCGTGGACCTGGGTACTGGCTCGGGCGCCATTGCTGGTTCCATGGCCACTGAAGTTGCCGGCTGTACTGTCTATGCGGTTGAACTCAGCGATGAGGCCTTCCCTTGGGCGGCGAAGAACCTGGCCGATACCGGGGTTAACTTGGTGCACGGGGATATGCGCGATGCCTTCGCGGAGCTCAACGGCACGGTGGATGTTGTGGTTTCTAACCCTCCTTATATTCCGGCAGCTGCCATCCCGCGTGACCTTGAAGTTCGGCTGCACGATCCCCACATGGCGCTTTATGGTGGGGGAGCGGACGGCATGGAAATGCCTACCGCTGCCGAAGCCACGGCGGCGCGGCTACTGCGCCCCGGAGGCTTCTTTGTCATGGAGCATGCCGAGGTGCAGGCTGGTGCGATGGCAGAACTCTTCAACATCAGCGGGCACTGGGACAAGGTGCGTACGCACGTTGATCTTTCAGGGCGGGACAGGGCTACCAGCGGCTTGCGGCGCTAG
- the prfA gene encoding peptide chain release factor 1 has product MFESIHGLLDEHAELQMRLSEPEVHADQSLARKLGRRYAELSNVVEGYHQVESIGDDLEAAREMASEDAEFAAEVPVLEEQLAAAQEKLRRLLIPRDPDDGRDVILEVKAGEGGDEAALFAADLVRMYTRYADQRGWKTEIISATSSDLGGYKDISIAVKGRSNDPAEGVYARLKFEGGVHRVQRVPATESQGRIHTSAAGVLVLPEVDEPEEVDINQNDLKIDVYRSSGPGGQSVNTTDSAVRITHLPTGIVVAMQNEKSQLQNREAGMRVLRARILAHQQAIIDAENSAVRKSQIRTMDRSERIRTYNYPENRIADHRTGYKAYNLDSVMNGDLEPVVQSAIEMDEQARLDAIGD; this is encoded by the coding sequence GCCGGTATGCCGAGTTGAGCAACGTGGTTGAGGGGTACCACCAGGTGGAATCGATCGGTGACGATCTTGAGGCTGCCCGCGAAATGGCGTCCGAGGATGCTGAATTTGCCGCCGAGGTTCCCGTGCTCGAGGAGCAGCTGGCTGCTGCCCAGGAGAAGCTGCGCCGCCTGTTGATCCCGCGTGATCCTGACGATGGCCGCGATGTGATCTTGGAGGTCAAGGCCGGTGAAGGTGGAGACGAGGCCGCCTTGTTTGCCGCTGACCTGGTGCGCATGTACACCCGCTACGCCGATCAGCGCGGCTGGAAGACGGAAATCATCTCCGCCACATCCTCTGATTTGGGCGGCTACAAGGATATTTCCATCGCCGTCAAGGGCCGCTCCAACGATCCCGCAGAAGGCGTTTACGCTCGCCTGAAATTTGAAGGTGGCGTGCACCGTGTGCAGCGCGTGCCGGCGACGGAATCCCAGGGACGTATTCACACCTCCGCTGCTGGTGTGCTGGTACTACCAGAAGTGGATGAGCCCGAAGAAGTGGACATCAACCAAAACGATCTCAAGATCGATGTGTACCGTTCCTCCGGCCCGGGTGGTCAGTCCGTGAACACTACTGACTCCGCCGTGCGTATTACCCACCTTCCCACCGGCATTGTGGTGGCCATGCAGAACGAGAAGTCGCAGCTGCAGAACCGTGAAGCCGGTATGCGCGTGCTCCGTGCCCGTATTCTGGCGCACCAGCAAGCCATTATCGACGCTGAGAACTCGGCCGTTCGCAAGTCCCAGATCCGCACCATGGACCGCTCAGAACGCATCCGGACCTACAACTACCCGGAAAACCGCATTGCCGATCACCGCACCGGATACAAGGCGTACAACCTTGACTCGGTCATGAACGGTGACTTGGAACCGGTAGTACAGTCGGCCATTGAAATGGACGAGCAGGCACGGTTGGATGCCATTGGCGACTAA
- a CDS encoding glycosyltransferase, whose product MSLGRREQFFIVITTFNRADYLEGLLDSVAALNPAPDGVIVVNNASTDTTSSVIEDATARFAALPAPVAVFHLQLAENTGGAGGFSAGVDRALAQGAQWMWLMDDDVTCVPDAIGAFGPWMEKYDAIIGRRYDAEGKPFFWQNNFSTFLGFPLPVRGDVFASSNEFATNVGCFEGMLLHADAARSVGLPDPRFFLNWDDTVYGWLVSLQRPVRYVNEFVLQKVRVQRSLDLGIRHLNDSSDLSRFYVMRNRGLVGQYLRVHGRFNRVGFAFGTLLTASKELLRLIAVEKTLHGSGRLLAGWRESRQILAANDFTPMPPLEGSH is encoded by the coding sequence TTGAGTCTGGGCCGCCGTGAGCAGTTCTTCATCGTCATCACCACGTTCAACAGGGCTGACTACCTAGAGGGGCTCTTGGACTCCGTTGCCGCGCTGAATCCTGCCCCTGACGGCGTCATTGTGGTCAATAATGCCAGCACCGACACCACCTCCTCGGTCATCGAGGACGCCACCGCACGTTTCGCGGCCCTGCCCGCGCCCGTTGCCGTCTTCCACCTCCAGCTTGCCGAGAACACCGGTGGCGCTGGCGGGTTTTCCGCTGGGGTGGACAGGGCTTTGGCGCAGGGCGCGCAGTGGATGTGGTTGATGGACGACGACGTCACCTGTGTTCCTGATGCGATCGGCGCCTTTGGTCCGTGGATGGAGAAATATGACGCCATCATTGGCCGTCGATACGATGCCGAGGGCAAGCCATTCTTCTGGCAAAACAACTTCAGCACCTTTTTAGGCTTCCCCTTGCCCGTCCGGGGCGATGTCTTCGCTTCATCTAATGAATTTGCCACTAATGTTGGCTGCTTCGAAGGCATGCTGCTCCATGCAGACGCGGCCCGTTCCGTGGGCCTGCCGGACCCCCGGTTCTTCTTGAACTGGGATGACACGGTCTATGGCTGGCTGGTTTCCCTGCAACGCCCGGTGCGGTATGTCAACGAATTTGTGCTGCAGAAGGTGCGTGTGCAGCGCAGTCTGGATCTGGGCATCCGGCACCTCAACGATTCTTCGGATCTGAGCCGTTTCTACGTCATGCGCAATCGTGGTTTGGTGGGCCAGTACTTGCGCGTCCACGGCCGCTTCAACCGTGTGGGCTTTGCCTTCGGAACCCTGTTGACGGCATCCAAGGAACTGCTGCGATTGATAGCAGTCGAGAAGACTCTTCACGGCAGCGGCCGCCTCCTAGCCGGCTGGCGTGAGTCACGGCAGATTCTCGCGGCCAACGATTTCACTCCCATGCCCCCGCTCGAAGGTTCACACTAA